A single region of the Streptomyces caelestis genome encodes:
- a CDS encoding type II toxin-antitoxin system PemK/MazF family toxin codes for MQRGEVWWVEFDERRPVVLLSEGDASGIRVMQVVAPAGVDISALGVEVAVGAMEGLPFEGVLRFAFPRPGFTPCTWLTTVSRDDLIERAGALPYAKLSEIEDALRLTGQAKERTPATTAKLSEIRDALRLGGLE; via the coding sequence GTGCAACGTGGCGAAGTCTGGTGGGTCGAGTTCGACGAGCGGCGGCCGGTCGTACTGCTGTCGGAAGGCGACGCGTCCGGGATCCGGGTGATGCAGGTCGTGGCTCCGGCGGGCGTCGACATCAGCGCTCTGGGCGTCGAAGTGGCAGTAGGCGCCATGGAAGGACTGCCCTTTGAAGGCGTGCTGCGGTTCGCCTTCCCGCGTCCAGGCTTTACCCCTTGCACGTGGCTGACCACCGTGTCCCGGGACGACCTGATCGAGCGGGCGGGCGCACTGCCCTACGCGAAACTCAGCGAGATTGAGGATGCCCTCCGACTCACTGGACAGGCGAAGGAGCGGACCCCGGCGACGACCGCGAAGCTCAGCGAGATAAGGGACGCCCTCCGTCTCGGTGGACTTGAGTAG
- a CDS encoding ATP-dependent DNA ligase: MGCDADTAGTDARRPCVRPCAAAGWAGEPKWDGYRVQLAVYEGGRVLLRSRRGTDMTAAFPEIRAAALAQLPADTGIDGELVVWARDRLAFERLQQRLARRGAAAAQATREWPAHFVAFDLVQRGGDLTVWPYARRRRRPARPWHRSGLRGRRPGWRDCASSGWRSPIAGACGRGGSTRCGSPRRP; the protein is encoded by the coding sequence ATGGGCTGTGATGCGGACACTGCCGGAACCGATGCTCGCCGCCCCTGTGTCCGACCCTGTGCTGCTGCCGGGTGGGCGGGTGAACCGAAATGGGATGGCTACCGTGTTCAGCTCGCCGTGTACGAGGGCGGGCGGGTGTTGCTGCGCTCACGGCGCGGCACGGACATGACAGCCGCGTTCCCCGAGATCCGGGCGGCGGCCCTGGCTCAGCTGCCGGCGGACACCGGGATCGATGGCGAGCTGGTGGTGTGGGCGCGGGACAGGCTGGCGTTCGAGCGGCTGCAGCAGCGGCTCGCCCGGCGCGGGGCAGCTGCCGCTCAGGCGACGCGGGAGTGGCCGGCGCATTTCGTGGCCTTCGACCTGGTCCAGCGAGGCGGCGACCTGACTGTCTGGCCGTACGCGCGACGTCGTCGACGACCGGCCCGGCCTTGGCACAGGAGTGGCTTACGTGGACGGCGGCCGGGGTGGAGGGACTGTGCTTCAAGCGGCTGGAGGAGTCCTATCGCGGGGGCGTGCGGTCGTGGCGGAAGTACAAGGTGCGGGTCACCACGGAGGCCGTGA
- a CDS encoding DUF1737 domain-containing protein: MSTPPDGLPVYRVLTGPDDATFCQRVSEAIDIGYELHEGPAVTFNGESVIVAQALVWPAR; the protein is encoded by the coding sequence ATGAGCACACCACCAGACGGATTGCCTGTCTACCGGGTCTTGACCGGTCCGGACGACGCCACGTTCTGCCAGCGTGTGAGCGAAGCGATTGATATTGGCTACGAACTGCACGAAGGCCCCGCCGTCACCTTCAACGGTGAGAGCGTCATCGTCGCCCAGGCGCTGGTCTGGCCAGCACGGTAG
- a CDS encoding fatty acid desaturase family protein — MTAIDPTAHLTAEQIEELGRELDAIRDEVIADRGEKDAAYIRKVISAQRKLELVSRGVLLFSFFPPAWLLGTAGLSVAKIMDNMEIGHNVLHGQWDWMRDPKIHSTTWEWDHVSPADQWKHSHNELHHTYTNVIGKDNDLGYGIMRVDEDQKWHPFHLGQPLWNFINACFFEYGIAAYDLELGKNLNKRRRKNPEFRARAKAVGRKIRKQVLKDYVIHPLLSGPSFLTTLAATFTANLVRNVWTHSVIMCGHFPEGVQVFERRSIKGETRGQWYLRQMMGSANISGSKAMHFMTGNLSHQIEHHLFPDLPSNRYAEVAVKVRALFEKYELEYVTGSLPKQVFSAWHKVFRLSLPNKKPKVRTPDREQELVAA, encoded by the coding sequence TTGACCGCCATCGACCCCACCGCCCACCTGACCGCGGAGCAGATCGAGGAGCTAGGCCGCGAGCTGGACGCGATCCGCGACGAGGTGATCGCCGACCGCGGCGAGAAAGACGCCGCCTACATCCGTAAGGTCATCTCGGCGCAGCGCAAGCTCGAGCTGGTCAGCAGGGGCGTGCTGCTGTTCTCGTTCTTCCCGCCCGCGTGGCTGCTCGGCACCGCCGGGCTGTCCGTGGCGAAGATCATGGACAACATGGAGATCGGCCACAACGTCCTGCACGGCCAGTGGGACTGGATGCGGGACCCGAAGATCCACTCCACCACCTGGGAATGGGATCACGTCTCGCCGGCCGACCAGTGGAAGCACTCGCACAACGAGCTGCACCACACGTACACCAACGTGATCGGCAAGGACAACGACCTCGGCTACGGCATCATGCGCGTCGACGAGGACCAGAAGTGGCACCCGTTCCACCTCGGCCAGCCGCTGTGGAACTTCATCAACGCCTGCTTCTTCGAGTACGGCATCGCAGCGTACGACCTGGAGCTCGGCAAGAACCTGAACAAGCGCCGCCGCAAGAACCCGGAGTTCCGCGCGCGGGCCAAGGCCGTGGGCCGCAAGATCCGCAAGCAGGTGCTCAAGGACTACGTGATCCACCCGCTGTTGTCGGGCCCGTCGTTCCTCACCACGCTCGCCGCCACGTTCACCGCGAACCTGGTCCGCAACGTCTGGACCCACTCGGTGATCATGTGCGGGCACTTCCCCGAGGGCGTACAGGTCTTCGAGCGCCGGTCGATCAAGGGCGAGACGCGCGGCCAGTGGTACCTGCGCCAGATGATGGGCTCGGCGAACATCAGCGGCAGCAAGGCCATGCACTTCATGACCGGCAACCTGTCGCACCAGATCGAGCACCACCTGTTCCCGGACCTGCCGAGCAACCGGTACGCCGAGGTCGCGGTGAAGGTGCGCGCGCTGTTCGAGAAGTACGAGCTGGAGTACGTCACCGGGTCGCTGCCCAAGCAGGTGTTCTCCGCGTGGCACAAGGTCTTCCGGCTCTCGCTGCCGAACAAGAAGCCCAAGGTCAGGACGCCGGACCGCGAGCAGGAGCTCGTCGCCGCCTGA
- a CDS encoding family 43 glycosylhydrolase yields the protein MTHVARFARLHCRARRWAGHLAGLTAASVLLTLAGPVAPAQAAPAAGAADITDGLALWYKLDAGSGGTVTDASGNGRNGTVSGTADWSASGQGLAFNGSDTYIKAPDDVMRGMDSITVSMDVLIDSAQSTPYFLYGFGNTSAGNGNGYLFTTGNSFRTSVATGNWSTEQTTKPSDSHNLTRGVWKHLTYTQTGSTGLLYEDGVEVGRNTSVTTTPGAIGSGTTKANYIGKSVYDGDKLFKGRIRDFRVYDRALAGSEVEQLSLPVATQGVADDEEALSLGDTSGVTSDLDLPKTGTAGGSSISWDSDNPSVVSDTGKVTRPEAGSPDGRATLTATLTKGTVTGTKTFDVTVRPALDDDAATRQAAEALTVHNLDDARGNLTLPKSGAFGTTVTWSSAKPDVVSADGEVHRPAHGDGATTVELTATVTKGEAEATRVMTAKVPELPVKAALKGYMFSYFTGEGTSDGEQLYAALSKGNDPLHWRELNDGKPVLTSTLGEKGLRDPFIIRSPEGDKFYQIATDLRIYGNGDWDASQRTGSKSIMVWESTDLVHWTNQRLVKVSPDSAGNTWAPEAFYDAERGEYVVFWASKLYDNADHSGDTYNRMMYATTRDFHTFSEPKVWIDRGYSVIDSTMIRHDGTYYRLSKDERNNTSSTPNSKFIFQEKSDSILNPSWAAVAEGIGKGAMNAAEGPLVFKSNTEEKWYAFLDEFGGRGYIPFETTDLDSGTWTPSTGYDLPAKPRHGTVLPVTQAEYDRLLRAYQPDQLVKSVEDVSVKTRVGVAPVLPATVVAEYADGVKRPVSVDWADVPAASYAQPGTFTVTGSLPNGAATAVRAEVTVSQEGSDVPTDLLLHYDFDETSGSIARDSSGHGHHGTYVRTPDFGSGVHGGSFRMSGGSGSSTASPYVKIPNGVLKNADSVTVSTYAKWKGGDGFQWLFGIGPDSDKYLFATPSNGSSKLYSAITKASWSGESKLTAGSQLTPGQWRHVTVTLDGSTGTMVLYVEGFEAARATGVGIKPADLYDANKDYSGYIGRSLYGADPYFGGEVDDFRVYDRALSPAEVQELSGNTTGIAKVTHPALKVDALVDDAGSRVTLPLKAGTDITALAPEFSLAHGASISPASGSVQDFTKPVTYEVTGSDGAKRTWTVTALIMKTPVLPGLNADPDIVRFGDTFYIYPTTDGFEGWSGTRFKAYSSTDLVHWKDHGVILDLGPDVSWADSRAWAPAMTEKDGKYYFYFCADANIGVAVSDSPTGPFKDALGKPLLKAGDFRGQMIDPAVFTDDDGTKYLYWGNGRAYVVPLGDDMTSIDTSKVTDITPSGYNEGTFVIKRKGTYYFMWSENDTRDENYRVAYATGPSPTGPWTKQGVILEKDLSLGIKGPGHHSVVHVPNTDDWYIAYHRFAIPGGDGTHRETTIDKLEFDSDGLIKKVVPTLGGIDPVTVVHAGADVTGTEGETITLAGTVSGAGTPKWTVQDGAPCAVANPAAARTTLTCTDDDTYQVTLTGGRGTDTATVKVSNAAPSITSAEGPGSPVPAGKAAVVTASFDDPGSADSHTCKVDWKDGSRPTAGTVTDSGCRAAHVYDDAGIHRPVVTVTDDDEGTDSTTLAELIVYDRAAGPAAGVGTITSPAGAYPAGPGLTGKAAFTLGAQYRKGATVPTGKATFVFGSARLTFRSTGSDWLVVNGSQAVYQGTGTMDGKGGYAFRITATDGPDTFRIKIWNKSTGDVLYDNRTGATTKGVVTIGNHRR from the coding sequence ATGACGCACGTCGCACGATTCGCACGCCTCCACTGCCGCGCGAGACGTTGGGCGGGCCATCTCGCCGGACTGACCGCCGCGTCGGTGCTGCTCACCCTCGCCGGACCCGTCGCTCCCGCACAGGCGGCACCGGCGGCCGGAGCCGCGGACATCACCGACGGCCTGGCCCTGTGGTACAAGCTCGACGCAGGCTCCGGCGGCACCGTCACCGACGCCTCCGGCAACGGCCGGAACGGCACGGTCAGCGGCACCGCCGACTGGTCGGCATCCGGCCAGGGGCTCGCCTTCAACGGGTCGGACACCTACATCAAGGCGCCGGACGACGTCATGAGGGGCATGGACTCGATCACGGTCTCCATGGACGTACTGATCGACTCCGCCCAGAGCACGCCCTACTTCCTCTACGGCTTCGGCAACACCAGCGCGGGCAACGGCAACGGCTACCTGTTCACCACCGGCAACTCCTTCCGTACCTCCGTCGCGACGGGCAACTGGTCGACCGAGCAGACCACCAAGCCGTCCGACTCCCACAACCTGACCCGCGGAGTGTGGAAGCACCTCACCTACACCCAGACCGGCTCCACAGGTCTGCTCTACGAGGACGGCGTCGAGGTCGGCCGCAACACCTCGGTCACCACCACGCCCGGTGCCATCGGCTCCGGCACCACCAAGGCCAACTACATCGGCAAGTCCGTCTACGACGGCGACAAGCTCTTCAAGGGCCGGATACGCGACTTCCGTGTATACGACCGGGCACTGGCCGGCTCGGAGGTCGAGCAGCTCTCCCTCCCCGTCGCCACGCAGGGCGTCGCCGACGACGAGGAGGCCCTCAGCCTCGGTGACACCAGCGGCGTCACCTCCGACCTGGATCTGCCGAAGACCGGCACGGCCGGCGGCTCCTCCATCAGCTGGGACAGCGACAATCCGTCCGTGGTGTCGGACACCGGCAAGGTGACCCGTCCCGAGGCAGGCTCACCGGACGGCCGCGCCACGCTCACGGCGACCTTGACGAAGGGCACCGTGACCGGCACCAAGACCTTCGACGTCACGGTCCGGCCCGCGCTCGACGACGACGCCGCCACCCGGCAGGCCGCCGAGGCGCTCACGGTCCACAATCTCGACGACGCACGCGGCAACCTCACCCTGCCCAAGAGCGGCGCCTTCGGCACGACCGTGACCTGGTCCTCCGCGAAGCCGGACGTCGTCTCCGCCGACGGCGAGGTCCACCGCCCCGCGCACGGCGACGGCGCCACCACCGTCGAGCTGACCGCCACCGTCACCAAGGGCGAGGCCGAGGCCACGCGCGTCATGACGGCCAAGGTGCCCGAACTGCCTGTCAAGGCGGCTCTCAAGGGCTACATGTTCAGCTACTTCACCGGCGAGGGCACCTCGGACGGCGAACAGCTCTACGCCGCCCTCAGCAAGGGCAACGACCCGCTGCACTGGCGCGAGCTGAACGACGGCAAGCCGGTTCTCACCTCGACCCTCGGCGAGAAGGGCCTGCGCGACCCGTTCATCATCCGCTCCCCGGAGGGCGACAAGTTCTACCAGATCGCCACCGACCTCAGGATCTACGGCAACGGCGACTGGGACGCCTCCCAGCGCACCGGCAGCAAGTCCATCATGGTCTGGGAGTCCACCGACCTGGTGCACTGGACGAACCAGCGCCTGGTCAAGGTCTCACCCGACAGCGCCGGCAACACCTGGGCACCGGAAGCCTTCTACGACGCCGAGCGCGGCGAGTACGTCGTCTTCTGGGCGTCGAAGCTGTACGACAACGCCGACCACTCCGGCGACACGTACAACCGCATGATGTACGCCACCACCCGCGACTTCCACACCTTCAGCGAGCCCAAGGTCTGGATCGACCGCGGCTACTCGGTCATCGACTCCACGATGATCCGGCACGACGGGACGTACTACCGCCTGTCCAAGGACGAGCGGAACAACACCTCCTCCACCCCCAACAGCAAGTTCATCTTCCAGGAGAAGAGCGACTCGATCCTGAACCCGTCCTGGGCCGCCGTCGCCGAGGGCATCGGCAAGGGCGCGATGAACGCCGCCGAGGGACCGCTGGTGTTCAAGTCCAACACCGAGGAGAAGTGGTACGCGTTCCTCGACGAGTTCGGCGGCCGCGGCTACATCCCGTTCGAGACGACCGACCTCGACTCCGGCACCTGGACCCCCTCCACCGGCTACGACCTGCCCGCCAAGCCCCGCCACGGCACCGTGCTGCCGGTCACCCAGGCCGAGTACGACCGGCTGCTGCGCGCGTACCAACCCGACCAGCTCGTGAAGAGCGTCGAGGACGTGTCGGTGAAGACGCGGGTCGGCGTCGCCCCGGTCCTGCCGGCCACGGTCGTCGCCGAGTACGCCGACGGCGTCAAGCGGCCGGTCTCCGTCGACTGGGCGGACGTACCGGCGGCGTCGTACGCACAGCCTGGCACTTTCACCGTGACCGGCAGCCTGCCCAACGGCGCCGCGACTGCGGTCCGGGCCGAGGTCACCGTGTCGCAGGAGGGCTCCGACGTCCCAACCGATCTGCTCCTGCACTACGACTTCGACGAGACGAGCGGCAGCATCGCCCGTGACTCCAGTGGGCACGGCCACCACGGTACGTACGTCCGCACCCCCGACTTCGGCAGCGGCGTGCACGGCGGCTCGTTCAGGATGTCCGGCGGTTCCGGCAGCTCCACCGCCTCTCCGTACGTGAAGATCCCGAACGGCGTGCTGAAGAACGCCGACAGCGTGACCGTGTCGACGTACGCCAAGTGGAAGGGCGGCGACGGGTTCCAGTGGCTGTTCGGGATCGGCCCGGACAGCGACAAGTACCTCTTCGCCACACCGTCCAACGGCAGCTCCAAGCTGTACTCCGCGATCACCAAGGCCAGTTGGTCGGGGGAGTCGAAGCTGACGGCCGGCTCGCAGCTCACGCCGGGGCAGTGGCGGCACGTCACCGTGACCCTCGACGGCTCGACCGGCACGATGGTCCTGTACGTCGAAGGCTTCGAGGCGGCCCGCGCGACCGGCGTCGGCATCAAGCCGGCCGATCTGTACGACGCGAACAAGGACTACAGCGGCTACATCGGCAGGTCGCTGTACGGGGCGGACCCGTACTTCGGCGGCGAGGTCGACGACTTCCGCGTCTACGACCGGGCCCTGTCGCCCGCGGAGGTCCAGGAGCTCAGCGGCAACACGACGGGCATCGCCAAGGTGACGCACCCGGCGCTGAAGGTCGACGCACTCGTCGACGACGCCGGCAGCAGGGTCACCCTGCCGCTGAAGGCGGGCACGGACATCACCGCGCTGGCACCGGAGTTCAGTCTGGCCCATGGCGCGTCGATCAGCCCCGCCTCCGGCAGCGTGCAGGACTTCACCAAGCCCGTGACGTACGAGGTGACCGGCTCCGACGGTGCGAAGCGCACCTGGACCGTGACGGCACTGATCATGAAGACACCGGTCCTGCCGGGGCTGAACGCCGACCCGGACATCGTTCGCTTCGGCGACACCTTCTACATCTACCCGACGACCGACGGCTTCGAGGGCTGGAGCGGCACGCGGTTCAAGGCCTACTCCTCCACCGACCTGGTCCACTGGAAGGACCACGGCGTCATCCTCGACCTGGGGCCGGACGTCAGCTGGGCGGACAGCCGGGCCTGGGCGCCGGCGATGACCGAGAAGGACGGGAAGTACTACTTCTACTTCTGCGCCGACGCGAACATCGGCGTCGCGGTGTCCGACTCGCCCACCGGGCCGTTCAAGGACGCCCTGGGCAAGCCGCTGCTGAAGGCCGGTGACTTCCGTGGCCAGATGATCGACCCGGCGGTCTTCACCGACGACGACGGCACGAAGTACCTCTACTGGGGCAACGGCCGCGCCTACGTCGTCCCGCTGGGCGACGACATGACCTCCATCGACACCTCGAAGGTCACGGACATCACCCCGAGCGGCTACAACGAGGGCACCTTCGTCATCAAGCGCAAGGGCACCTACTACTTCATGTGGTCGGAGAACGACACCCGGGACGAGAACTACCGCGTCGCCTACGCGACCGGCCCCTCGCCCACCGGCCCCTGGACCAAGCAGGGCGTGATCCTGGAGAAGGACCTGTCCCTGGGCATCAAGGGCCCGGGCCACCACTCCGTCGTCCACGTCCCGAACACCGACGACTGGTACATCGCCTACCACCGCTTCGCCATCCCCGGCGGTGACGGCACCCACCGCGAAACCACCATCGACAAGCTGGAGTTCGACTCCGACGGTCTGATCAAGAAGGTCGTCCCGACCCTCGGCGGCATCGACCCGGTCACCGTCGTCCACGCCGGTGCGGACGTCACCGGCACCGAGGGCGAGACGATCACGCTGGCCGGCACCGTCTCCGGGGCCGGCACCCCCAAGTGGACCGTCCAGGACGGCGCCCCGTGTGCCGTCGCCAACCCCGCAGCAGCCCGCACGACGCTCACCTGCACCGACGACGACACCTACCAGGTCACCCTGACCGGCGGACGCGGCACCGACACCGCGACCGTCAAGGTCTCCAACGCCGCCCCGTCGATCACCTCCGCAGAGGGCCCCGGCTCGCCCGTCCCGGCGGGCAAGGCCGCCGTCGTCACGGCGTCCTTCGACGATCCGGGCTCGGCCGACAGCCACACCTGCAAGGTCGACTGGAAGGACGGCAGCCGGCCGACGGCCGGCACGGTCACCGACTCCGGCTGCCGCGCCGCACACGTCTACGACGACGCGGGCATCCACCGCCCGGTCGTCACCGTCACCGACGATGACGAGGGCACGGACAGCACCACGCTCGCGGAGCTGATCGTCTACGACCGTGCCGCCGGCCCCGCTGCCGGCGTCGGCACGATCACCTCGCCGGCCGGTGCCTACCCGGCCGGGCCGGGGCTGACCGGAAAGGCGGCGTTCACCCTGGGCGCCCAGTACCGGAAGGGAGCCACCGTCCCCACCGGCAAGGCCACGTTCGTCTTCGGCTCCGCCCGGCTCACCTTCCGCTCGACCGGCTCCGACTGGCTCGTGGTCAACGGCTCCCAGGCCGTCTACCAGGGCACCGGCACGATGGACGGCAAGGGCGGCTACGCCTTCAGAATCACCGCCACCGACGGCCCGGACACCTTCCGCATCAAGATCTGGAACAAGTCCACCGGCGATGTCCTCTACGACAACAGGACCGGCGCCACGACGAAGGGCGTCGTCACCATCGGAAACCACCGGCGCTAG
- a CDS encoding ferredoxin reductase: MTSTALRSRAWKLLEMVTTPLLPSDYLDLVSPLRAGADLRGRIEAVHPETGDAATIVIRPGRGWRGHTAGQYVRIGVDVDGVRLWRAYSLTSPTNRQDGRVTITVKAIPDGKVSNHLVRRAKPGTLIQLDQATGDFVLPQAKPAKVLYLTAGSGITPVMGMLRDTEFDDVVMVHCAPQPQDVIFRNELHGLVADKKLRLTEVHTDTDGMLDIARLDELVPDWAERETWACGPAGLLDAAEEHWSEHGVQERLHTERFRPSIVVAGDDGGEVTFSATGKSVDADGATPLLDVGEEAGVLMPSGCRMGICFGCVTPLKAGAVRDLRTGEITEAEPGVLIQTCVSAAAGPCDIER, from the coding sequence ATGACGAGTACAGCCCTCCGCAGCAGGGCGTGGAAACTGCTGGAGATGGTCACGACGCCGCTGCTGCCGTCGGACTACCTCGACCTGGTCAGCCCGCTGCGTGCGGGCGCTGACCTGCGTGGGCGCATCGAGGCCGTGCACCCCGAGACGGGTGACGCCGCGACCATCGTGATCAGGCCGGGACGGGGCTGGCGCGGCCACACAGCCGGTCAGTACGTGCGGATCGGGGTCGACGTCGACGGGGTGCGCCTGTGGCGTGCCTACTCCCTCACCTCGCCGACAAACCGCCAGGACGGCCGCGTCACGATCACCGTGAAGGCGATCCCGGACGGCAAGGTCAGCAACCACCTGGTCCGCAGGGCGAAACCGGGCACGCTGATCCAGCTCGACCAGGCGACCGGTGACTTCGTGCTGCCGCAGGCCAAGCCGGCCAAGGTGCTCTACCTGACGGCCGGCAGCGGCATCACGCCCGTGATGGGCATGCTGCGCGACACCGAGTTCGACGACGTCGTCATGGTCCACTGCGCGCCACAGCCGCAAGACGTGATCTTCCGCAACGAACTGCACGGCCTGGTCGCGGACAAGAAGCTGCGGCTCACCGAGGTGCACACCGACACAGACGGCATGCTCGACATCGCCCGTCTCGACGAACTCGTGCCCGACTGGGCCGAGCGCGAGACCTGGGCCTGCGGGCCCGCGGGCCTGCTCGACGCCGCCGAAGAGCACTGGAGCGAGCACGGCGTACAGGAGCGCCTGCACACCGAACGCTTCCGCCCCAGCATCGTCGTCGCCGGCGACGACGGCGGCGAGGTCACGTTCAGCGCCACCGGCAAGAGTGTCGACGCGGACGGCGCCACGCCGTTGCTGGACGTCGGCGAGGAGGCCGGCGTGCTCATGCCCTCCGGGTGCCGCATGGGCATCTGCTTCGGCTGCGTCACACCGCTCAAGGCGGGCGCCGTCCGCGACCTGCGCACCGGCGAGATCACCGAGGCCGAGCCGGGCGTCCTCATCCAGACCTGCGTGTCCGCCGCGGCGGGCCCCTGCGACATCGAACGGTAG
- a CDS encoding DUF6207 family protein, translating into MRCGRWATATSDRTTRVPGQLSVRLRCLDVRQELRHSPRRGVVVR; encoded by the coding sequence ATCCGTTGCGGACGGTGGGCGACCGCGACGTCGGACCGTACGACACGGGTTCCGGGGCAGCTCAGTGTCCGGCTGCGCTGCCTGGACGTGCGCCAGGAGCTCAGACACAGCCCCCGGCGAGGTGTTGTAGTGCGCTGA
- a CDS encoding PucR family transcriptional regulator, whose translation MSHAIRRASELALDEMTVTALRAALKSTADEVVQAIIDEVPPYANALSGHMGATIRRAVRTALGHYLDLASGNATGGDAGDAAYELGRGEVRDGRSMDALLSAYRVGARVAWRCLAAGAVPAGLPAAEVAKFAELTFAYIDELSAASAAGHADELAARGRDQERHLEHLARDLLAGASPDVLLASVQRAGWQPPDSLTAVLLPAAQARPAYRALDPSTLVLDDLPDATGVLLVPDADRSHLLRQLTDRTAVVGPARPWTRASASYARAVRARSLSSDIRDTEDHLPELVLSADVDAFADLRARALAPLRTLPVATAQRLEETLRAWLLHQGRRDEVAAALFVHPQTVRYRMSQLRELFPDLASPHRVLELTLAVGLRVS comes from the coding sequence GTGAGCCATGCAATCCGGAGGGCCAGCGAACTGGCCCTGGATGAGATGACGGTCACCGCACTTCGGGCCGCGCTGAAGAGCACCGCCGACGAGGTCGTCCAGGCGATCATCGACGAGGTCCCTCCCTACGCCAACGCTCTTTCGGGCCACATGGGCGCCACCATCCGCCGAGCCGTCCGCACCGCCCTGGGGCACTACCTGGACCTCGCGAGCGGGAACGCCACAGGAGGCGACGCCGGTGACGCAGCCTACGAGCTGGGCCGCGGCGAGGTGCGCGACGGCCGTTCGATGGACGCCCTGCTCAGCGCCTACCGCGTCGGCGCCCGCGTGGCCTGGCGATGCCTGGCAGCGGGTGCCGTACCCGCAGGTCTGCCCGCCGCCGAGGTCGCCAAGTTCGCCGAGCTGACCTTCGCCTACATCGACGAGCTCTCCGCCGCGAGCGCCGCGGGCCACGCCGACGAACTGGCCGCCCGGGGAAGGGATCAGGAGCGCCACCTGGAACACCTGGCCCGCGACCTCCTCGCCGGCGCGAGCCCGGACGTGCTGCTGGCCTCTGTTCAGCGGGCCGGGTGGCAGCCTCCGGATTCGCTGACCGCGGTCCTGCTGCCCGCCGCCCAGGCCCGGCCTGCCTACCGCGCGCTCGACCCGAGCACCCTCGTCCTCGACGATCTGCCGGACGCCACCGGTGTGCTGCTCGTCCCCGATGCCGACCGATCACATCTCTTGCGGCAGCTGACCGACCGCACCGCCGTGGTCGGCCCGGCCCGACCATGGACTCGTGCGTCCGCCTCGTACGCACGAGCCGTACGCGCGCGCTCCCTCTCCTCTGATATTCGCGACACCGAGGACCACCTGCCCGAGCTGGTGCTGAGCGCCGACGTGGACGCGTTCGCGGACCTGCGTGCCCGAGCCCTCGCACCGTTGCGGACCTTGCCTGTCGCGACCGCACAGCGGCTGGAGGAGACGTTGCGGGCGTGGCTGCTGCACCAGGGCAGGCGGGACGAGGTGGCGGCGGCGTTGTTCGTCCACCCCCAGACAGTCCGGTACAGGATGTCGCAGCTGCGGGAGCTGTTTCCGGATCTCGCGTCGCCACACCGGGTCCTTGAACTGACGCTGGCGGTCGGTCTTCGGGTCAGCTGA